In Bacteroidales bacterium, a genomic segment contains:
- a CDS encoding aminopeptidase P N-terminal domain-containing protein: MKSNPVTSYLFINNRLRLSRLMLPGAVALIRSGERKLRNGDQAYPFRQRSDFFYLTGISQDKSFFLFAPDFPDPVLREILFIERPTLKSELWTGRRPGPEQLRALSGIGQVRWLDERDAYLQLLIGDETLVYTDHLTGEEEEAGKNQYPRTKALAPLLQSLRMIKQPEEIAVIKNAVSITRSAFLRVLRKLEPGMYEYQVEAEIIGEFIGRGAEGHAFEPIVASGKNALVLHYVKNNCICRDGELLLMDFGAEVNYYASDCSRTIPVNGRFTPRQRQLYDAVLRVFRQARDLMMPGTLMADFQQATGELWEEEHISLGLYSRDDVASHQGTEPLWKNYFMHGTSHSMGLDVHDPFDRLHPFEPGMVFSCEPAIYIAEEGVGIRLENDILITEKGPVDLMEDIPMEADEIEDLMNQAS; this comes from the coding sequence ATGAAATCAAATCCTGTTACTTCTTATTTATTCATAAACAACAGGCTCAGGCTGTCCCGGTTGATGCTGCCGGGTGCTGTGGCCCTGATCAGGTCGGGTGAAAGGAAGTTGAGAAATGGCGACCAGGCCTATCCTTTCAGGCAACGCTCAGACTTTTTTTACCTGACCGGGATCAGCCAGGATAAAAGTTTCTTTCTCTTTGCGCCGGATTTTCCGGACCCTGTTCTCAGGGAGATTCTTTTTATTGAAAGACCTACCCTGAAATCGGAGTTGTGGACGGGACGCCGTCCGGGCCCGGAACAGCTCCGGGCACTTTCAGGAATCGGACAGGTGCGCTGGCTGGATGAGCGCGATGCTTACCTTCAGCTTTTAATCGGGGATGAAACACTGGTCTATACCGATCATCTGACCGGCGAGGAAGAGGAGGCCGGCAAAAACCAGTATCCCCGGACAAAAGCTCTGGCTCCCCTGCTTCAGAGTCTGAGAATGATTAAGCAGCCCGAAGAGATTGCTGTTATAAAAAATGCGGTTTCGATCACCAGGTCGGCCTTTCTGAGAGTTCTGCGAAAGCTGGAACCGGGGATGTACGAATATCAGGTGGAGGCAGAGATTATCGGCGAGTTTATCGGAAGAGGAGCAGAGGGGCATGCTTTTGAACCGATTGTGGCCAGTGGTAAAAACGCGCTGGTTCTGCATTATGTCAAGAACAACTGTATCTGCAGAGATGGAGAACTCTTGCTGATGGACTTCGGAGCAGAGGTCAATTACTATGCTTCCGACTGTTCACGTACCATCCCGGTGAACGGACGCTTCACCCCTCGGCAGAGGCAGCTCTACGATGCCGTATTAAGGGTGTTCCGGCAGGCCAGGGACCTGATGATGCCGGGAACCTTGATGGCCGATTTTCAACAGGCGACAGGTGAATTGTGGGAGGAGGAACATATCTCACTGGGACTCTACTCCCGGGACGATGTGGCATCTCACCAGGGTACCGAGCCACTCTGGAAGAACTATTTTATGCATGGCACCTCTCATTCCATGGGGTTGGATGTGCATGATCCTTTCGACCGTCTCCATCCTTTTGAACCTGGGATGGTGTTTAGCTGTGAACCTGCCATATACATAGCGGAAGAGGGTGTGGGAATCCGGCTGGAAAATGATATATTGATTACTGAAAAAGGTCCGGTCGATTTGATGGAAGATATTCCCATGGAAGCGGATGAAATCGAAGATCTGATGAACCAGGCATCTTAA
- a CDS encoding Spy/CpxP family protein refolding chaperone, translating to MKTNYIKSAGVLLLGLLMLSTVNAQSARQGGRGQGAFGDGDFYGRWHAMLDLTQEQEEQMTTLCTEHFKAMTPLRNKLAESKARERTLLSEENVDLTAVNKSIDEQTDLMNSMRKLQAKHQLAVKNILSDEQLMKLQQGRKFAQRDGFHGKGSHRGGRDAGPGRGYRGI from the coding sequence ATGAAAACAAACTATATAAAATCAGCAGGAGTATTGTTACTGGGACTCCTGATGCTAAGCACCGTGAATGCCCAGTCGGCCCGTCAGGGTGGACGAGGACAAGGAGCCTTTGGCGATGGAGACTTTTACGGCCGCTGGCATGCCATGCTTGATCTTACACAAGAACAAGAGGAACAGATGACAACTCTGTGCACCGAGCACTTCAAAGCCATGACACCCTTGCGAAACAAGCTGGCCGAATCGAAAGCCAGGGAACGTACGCTGCTTTCGGAGGAAAATGTGGATCTGACCGCCGTCAACAAAAGCATTGACGAACAGACCGATCTGATGAACAGCATGAGAAAACTTCAGGCAAAACACCAGCTTGCAGTTAAAAACATTCTTAGCGATGAGCAGTTAATGAAGCTGCAGCAAGGCAGAAAATTTGCTCAGCGCGATGGCTTCCATGGAAAAGGCAGCCACCGGGGAGGCAGAGATGCCGGTCCCGGCAGAGGCTACAGAGGAATTTAG
- a CDS encoding aldehyde dehydrogenase family protein, which yields MKEEYTEKVKQVLGRLEIRDLNPGATTGQLGLDTRGDVSSSVSPIDGEVIAKVTNATTEDYESVILKAEEAFSVWKTVPAPQRGEVVRQIGLALRESREDLGFLVSLEMGKIYQEGLGEVQEMIDICDFAVGQSRMLYGFTMQSERPQHRMYDQYHPLGILGLVTAFNFPVAVWAWNAMIAAVAGDVVVWKPSSKTPLTAIAIQNIIRKVLRDNNVPEGVFNLVVAKSSVMGDNFAADRRIPLFSVTGSTQVGKHISKIVGERLGSTIMELGGNNALIVSEHADLDIAIPAIVFGAVGTAGQRCTSTRRVIIHKSRYEEVKTRLVKAYRQVSARIGNPLDEKVLVGPLVDRLAVDLFTEAIAKVKKEGGTILFGGEVLKGEEYQAGTYVVPALAEVQNNYQIVQDETFAPLLYLIRYDHIDEAIAINNDVPQGLSSAIFTLNLREAEQFLSGVGSDCGIANVNIGTSGAEIGGAFGGEKETGGGRESGSDAWKAYMRRQTNTINYGTDLPLAQGIKFDL from the coding sequence ATGAAAGAGGAATATACGGAAAAGGTTAAGCAGGTTTTAGGCCGTTTAGAGATCAGAGATTTGAATCCGGGAGCCACCACCGGTCAGCTTGGGCTCGATACCCGGGGAGATGTCAGCTCTTCGGTTTCGCCCATTGACGGGGAGGTCATTGCAAAAGTTACCAATGCCACGACAGAGGATTACGAGTCGGTGATTCTTAAGGCGGAAGAGGCTTTTTCTGTTTGGAAAACCGTTCCCGCACCACAGAGGGGAGAGGTGGTCAGGCAGATCGGACTGGCCCTTCGCGAGTCCAGGGAGGATCTTGGTTTTCTGGTAAGCCTGGAAATGGGTAAGATCTACCAGGAAGGCCTGGGCGAAGTCCAGGAAATGATAGATATTTGTGACTTTGCCGTGGGACAGTCCAGGATGCTGTATGGCTTTACCATGCAGAGTGAACGTCCGCAGCACCGTATGTACGATCAGTACCACCCGCTGGGAATCCTGGGCCTGGTCACTGCCTTTAACTTTCCGGTGGCCGTATGGGCCTGGAATGCCATGATTGCTGCTGTTGCCGGAGACGTAGTCGTCTGGAAGCCCAGTTCGAAGACTCCGTTGACAGCCATTGCCATTCAGAATATCATCCGAAAAGTCCTGAGAGACAATAATGTCCCTGAGGGAGTATTTAATCTGGTGGTTGCGAAATCATCGGTCATGGGCGATAATTTTGCAGCAGACCGCAGGATTCCCCTCTTTTCTGTGACGGGGTCCACCCAGGTCGGAAAACACATTTCCAAAATTGTGGGCGAACGCCTGGGGAGTACCATTATGGAGCTGGGCGGAAATAATGCGCTGATCGTTTCGGAGCACGCCGACCTGGATATCGCCATCCCGGCCATTGTTTTCGGGGCTGTGGGCACAGCCGGCCAGCGCTGCACCTCCACCCGGCGTGTCATCATTCACAAATCCAGGTACGAGGAAGTAAAAACCAGGCTGGTAAAAGCCTACCGGCAGGTTTCTGCCCGGATTGGCAATCCTCTGGATGAAAAGGTGCTGGTCGGGCCGCTTGTGGATCGTCTGGCCGTGGATCTTTTTACCGAAGCCATTGCTAAAGTAAAGAAAGAAGGGGGTACCATTCTGTTCGGCGGGGAAGTATTAAAAGGGGAGGAGTATCAGGCGGGAACCTATGTGGTTCCGGCACTGGCCGAAGTTCAGAATAATTATCAGATTGTTCAGGATGAGACCTTTGCACCTCTGCTATATCTGATCAGATATGACCACATCGATGAGGCCATTGCCATTAATAACGATGTGCCTCAGGGCCTCTCTTCCGCCATCTTTACATTGAACCTGAGAGAGGCGGAACAGTTTCTTTCGGGTGTGGGTTCCGATTGCGGAATTGCCAATGTGAATATAGGAACCTCCGGTGCGGAAATAGGCGGAGCTTTTGGTGGAGAGAAGGAGACCGGCGGTGGCCGGGAATCTGGTTCCGATGCCTGGAAAGCTTATATGCGCAGACAAACCAACACCATCAATTACGGAACCGACCTGCCCCTGGCCCAGGGAATCAAGTTTGATCTTTAG
- a CDS encoding S41 family peptidase — MRTRRDRLIIFLPLIVSIALIIGILLGNWITGIRIRGIVSDEISNQRFSIRPGNNSGSGFSLTPKGNKITSALQYILSEYVDTVSMPKLNESVIPSLVDNLDPHSIYIPASEFQKFSEPLMGNFSGIGVSFNMTDDTVAIINTIPNGPSEMVGILAGDRIIMVDDSVVAGVNIPSDDIVKMLKGPKNTVVKVTIHRRGEKAPLEFEITRDDIPIYSVDVAYKVNENTGYIKISQFAQTTYHEFMQAVEKLKTQGVEKLIIDLRRNGGGIMEASTMIADQFLEEGQLIVYTEGRARPRENDYATSRGILKNDKVVVLIDESSASASEILAGAIQDNDRGLVIGRRSFGKGLVQEEMRFSDGSAIRLTVARYYTPTGRSIQRSYENGKEDYYHDFADRWMRGELEHQDSIKFDDAQKFVTPGGKIVYGGGGIMPDVFVPVDTSGSSEYYNKVRNLGLMYRFAFYYTDLHRSSLDQFTQAGEIESYLDEQDLLPQFISYASGKGVQPDYEDIRISKLVLLKTIKAYVARNLIDNEGFYPIIADIDQTLKVAIDTIASL, encoded by the coding sequence ATGAGGACCAGGAGAGACAGACTGATTATTTTTCTGCCATTGATTGTCAGTATTGCCCTGATTATCGGAATCCTGCTGGGTAACTGGATAACCGGGATACGTATCAGGGGCATTGTATCTGACGAAATAAGTAATCAGAGGTTTTCAATCCGCCCCGGCAACAACTCGGGATCGGGTTTTTCACTGACACCCAAAGGGAATAAAATCACTTCGGCTCTGCAATATATTCTCAGCGAATATGTGGATACTGTCAGCATGCCCAAGCTGAACGAATCGGTGATCCCTTCCCTGGTGGATAACCTTGATCCACATTCCATCTATATACCTGCCAGCGAATTCCAAAAGTTTTCGGAACCCCTGATGGGCAATTTCAGCGGAATCGGTGTCTCCTTTAATATGACCGACGATACGGTGGCCATCATCAACACCATACCCAACGGTCCCTCCGAAATGGTGGGGATCCTGGCAGGCGACCGGATAATCATGGTGGATGATTCCGTGGTCGCCGGGGTAAATATTCCCAGCGACGACATCGTCAAGATGCTGAAAGGGCCGAAAAATACCGTCGTGAAGGTCACCATACACCGCAGGGGTGAAAAAGCTCCTCTCGAATTCGAAATCACCCGGGACGACATCCCCATCTACAGTGTGGATGTGGCCTATAAGGTCAATGAAAATACCGGGTATATCAAGATCAGTCAGTTTGCTCAAACCACCTACCATGAATTTATGCAGGCTGTGGAGAAGCTGAAAACCCAGGGTGTGGAGAAGCTGATTATCGACCTTCGCAGAAACGGTGGGGGGATCATGGAAGCATCTACCATGATCGCCGACCAGTTTCTGGAAGAGGGACAATTGATTGTGTATACCGAAGGACGGGCCCGGCCCAGAGAAAACGATTATGCCACTTCCAGGGGAATCCTCAAAAACGACAAAGTCGTGGTATTGATAGACGAATCCAGTGCTTCGGCCAGTGAGATCCTGGCAGGTGCCATCCAGGATAATGACCGGGGACTGGTGATCGGCCGGAGGTCTTTTGGGAAAGGCCTGGTGCAGGAGGAAATGCGCTTTTCAGATGGCTCTGCCATCCGCCTGACTGTTGCCCGCTATTATACCCCCACGGGCAGGAGTATTCAGCGCTCTTACGAAAACGGCAAAGAGGACTATTATCATGATTTTGCCGATCGCTGGATGCGCGGGGAGCTGGAGCATCAGGACAGCATTAAATTCGATGATGCGCAAAAGTTCGTGACTCCCGGTGGAAAGATTGTTTACGGCGGAGGCGGGATTATGCCGGATGTTTTTGTTCCGGTTGATACTTCGGGCTCTTCGGAATACTACAATAAGGTCCGGAACCTGGGACTGATGTACCGTTTCGCCTTCTACTACACAGACCTTCACAGGTCCTCGCTGGATCAGTTTACCCAGGCCGGGGAGATTGAAAGCTATCTGGACGAGCAGGACCTGTTGCCCCAGTTCATCTCTTATGCCAGCGGGAAAGGGGTTCAGCCCGATTATGAGGATATCAGGATTTCCAAACTGGTCCTTTTAAAGACCATCAAAGCTTATGTGGCCAGAAACCTTATAGACAATGAGGGATTCTATCCCATCATTGCAGATATTGACCAGACCCTGAAAGTGGCCATAGATACCATTGCCAGTCTCTGA
- the frr gene encoding ribosome recycling factor: protein MNEEVQMVYEMAKEHMEKAIEHLDNELIRIRAGKANVHILDGIMVDYYETPTPLNQVSNISTPDAKTIMIQPWEKSMIDPIEKALMVSNVGITPSNNGEVIRLIIPQLTEERRRDLVKQVKNEGENARVSIRNARREAKEEYKNMQKDGLSEDETKSAEDEIQKLTDEFTEKVEKIVEAKEKDMMTI from the coding sequence ATGAACGAAGAAGTCCAAATGGTCTATGAGATGGCCAAAGAGCATATGGAAAAGGCCATTGAACACTTAGACAATGAGCTGATACGTATCAGGGCCGGTAAAGCCAATGTGCATATCCTGGATGGAATTATGGTGGATTACTATGAAACTCCAACCCCGCTGAACCAGGTTTCCAACATCAGTACTCCCGATGCCAAGACCATCATGATCCAGCCCTGGGAAAAAAGCATGATCGATCCGATTGAAAAAGCCCTGATGGTTTCCAACGTGGGCATCACCCCTTCCAATAACGGGGAGGTCATCCGGCTGATCATTCCCCAGCTTACTGAAGAGCGCCGCCGCGATCTGGTGAAGCAGGTAAAGAACGAAGGGGAAAATGCACGCGTAAGCATCAGGAATGCGCGTCGCGAAGCAAAGGAAGAGTATAAAAACATGCAGAAAGATGGTCTTTCGGAAGATGAAACCAAATCTGCAGAAGACGAAATTCAGAAGCTCACGGACGAATTCACCGAAAAGGTGGAAAAGATTGTGGAAGCCAAGGAAAAGGACATGATGACCATCTAG
- a CDS encoding OmpA family protein, with the protein MMKRINYIVMGLALLASCVPASEFTQISEKSNSLQVERDDLMAENEHLTVENREMRARFDQVEEQQKKNIEDSIRIYKRVGELEEELAQLDRKYADLQSTHDALLRGNARETRRLLNELQTTQEDLTVKEQMLRELEASVAGQRLDVNRLQAELEARNARLIEMEEMLHQKDRILDDLREKVADALLGFEGQGLTVTRKNGKVYVSMDEKLLFKSGSTVVDPNGVRALRQLSQVLARNPEISVMIEGHTDDVPFRQGSSIKDNWDLSVLRATSIVRILLDGSSIDPTRLTVAGRGEFLPVDPAKTPEARRKNRRTEIILSPDLSEVFRILEL; encoded by the coding sequence ATGATGAAGAGGATAAATTACATAGTCATGGGCCTGGCACTTTTAGCTTCCTGTGTTCCGGCCAGTGAATTCACGCAAATTTCCGAGAAAAGTAACTCCCTGCAGGTTGAGAGGGATGACCTGATGGCCGAAAATGAGCACCTGACGGTTGAAAACCGGGAGATGAGGGCCAGATTTGATCAGGTGGAGGAGCAGCAGAAGAAAAACATAGAGGACAGCATCCGGATTTATAAGAGAGTCGGGGAGCTTGAGGAAGAGCTTGCTCAGCTGGACAGGAAGTACGCCGATCTCCAATCGACGCATGATGCTCTTTTACGGGGCAATGCCAGGGAGACCCGCAGACTGCTCAATGAATTGCAGACTACCCAGGAGGACCTGACCGTTAAGGAGCAGATGTTAAGAGAACTGGAGGCCAGTGTGGCCGGTCAGCGCCTGGATGTAAACCGCTTACAGGCTGAACTGGAAGCCAGGAATGCCAGGTTAATTGAGATGGAGGAGATGCTTCACCAGAAGGACAGGATCCTGGATGATCTGCGTGAAAAGGTAGCCGATGCACTGCTTGGATTCGAAGGGCAGGGTCTTACCGTGACACGGAAAAATGGAAAGGTCTATGTATCCATGGATGAGAAACTGCTGTTTAAGTCGGGGAGTACCGTGGTGGACCCCAATGGTGTCAGGGCCCTCAGGCAACTGTCACAGGTTCTGGCCCGGAATCCTGAAATCAGTGTCATGATAGAGGGCCATACCGATGATGTTCCCTTCAGGCAGGGATCATCCATCAAAGACAACTGGGATCTGAGTGTATTGAGAGCAACCTCCATTGTGAGGATATTGCTGGATGGGTCGAGCATAGATCCCACCAGGCTGACCGTGGCCGGGAGGGGGGAGTTTCTGCCCGTGGATCCGGCTAAAACCCCTGAGGCCAGAAGAAAGAACCGTCGCACAGAGATCATCCTGTCGCCCGATCTCTCGGAGGTGTTCAGGATCCTGGAACTCTAG
- a CDS encoding alpha/beta hydrolase, whose product MEKQIRYKGIDLFYSDSGVGPCMVLIHGYLENGRIWQPFMDMFPEGFRFVVPDLPGHGSSESWGKIHSMDELAEAVRTILDEEGIPRAFVAGHSMGGYVTMAFAQLYSDRLSAYALLHSTPFADTEEKRENRDREISLVLCGKKRQIVMVNIPKAFASENLDRLSGEVDRLKQMALHCPDLGIIALLNGMKERPDRTAVLQNLPLPLLLIGGMKDNYIPAELFEKLVSLAPHARVLRLEESGHLGFLEEPGPVVRAFLEILETITLKPGQK is encoded by the coding sequence ATGGAGAAGCAAATCAGGTATAAAGGGATTGACCTGTTCTACTCCGATTCTGGAGTGGGCCCCTGTATGGTACTGATACATGGTTATCTGGAGAATGGAAGGATTTGGCAGCCCTTTATGGATATGTTTCCGGAGGGCTTCCGGTTTGTCGTTCCCGATCTTCCCGGACATGGCAGCTCGGAAAGCTGGGGAAAGATACACAGCATGGATGAGCTTGCAGAAGCTGTCAGGACCATTCTGGATGAGGAAGGGATCCCCCGGGCATTTGTTGCCGGGCACTCCATGGGAGGCTATGTAACCATGGCCTTTGCCCAATTATACAGCGATCGTCTGTCTGCTTATGCACTGCTTCACTCGACCCCTTTTGCCGACACGGAAGAAAAGCGGGAGAATCGGGACCGGGAGATCAGTCTGGTACTCTGCGGAAAGAAGAGACAGATCGTAATGGTCAATATTCCCAAGGCATTTGCTTCGGAGAATCTGGACAGACTATCCGGGGAAGTGGACCGCCTGAAACAAATGGCACTTCATTGTCCGGATCTGGGTATTATTGCCCTGCTGAACGGGATGAAGGAGAGGCCGGACCGGACCGCGGTGCTTCAAAATCTTCCTTTACCCCTGTTGCTGATCGGGGGGATGAAGGATAATTATATTCCGGCGGAGCTTTTTGAAAAACTGGTCTCCCTGGCACCTCATGCCCGGGTGCTGCGTTTGGAAGAAAGTGGTCATCTGGGCTTTCTGGAAGAGCCTGGACCCGTGGTCCGGGCTTTCCTGGAGATACTGGAAACGATTACCCTGAAGCCCGGGCAAAAATAA
- the pyrH gene encoding UMP kinase, with protein MTYKRILLKLSGEALMADRSHGIDPDRLNDYIEEIMEVSRMGVQVGIVIGGGNIFRGMAGVEAGFDRVKGDYMGMLATVINGLALNSAFQSKGFKSRLFTAIRMEPVAEFYYKPRVVEALENNEIVIFAGGTGNPYFTTDTAATLRAVEMEADVVLKGTRVDGVYTSDPEKDPGAERYGELSFSEALEKELRILDQTAFTMCKENALPIIVFNMNKKGNLKDLLSGKKVGTLVKI; from the coding sequence ATGACTTACAAAAGGATTTTACTAAAGCTGAGCGGAGAGGCTCTGATGGCCGACCGGTCTCATGGAATAGACCCGGACAGGCTGAACGATTACATCGAAGAAATCATGGAAGTATCCCGAATGGGTGTCCAGGTGGGGATCGTTATCGGGGGTGGCAATATATTCCGGGGAATGGCTGGCGTTGAAGCCGGATTTGACCGCGTGAAGGGAGATTATATGGGCATGCTGGCTACGGTTATTAATGGCCTGGCCCTGAACTCGGCCTTCCAGTCGAAAGGATTCAAATCCAGGCTCTTTACGGCCATTCGCATGGAACCCGTAGCCGAATTCTACTACAAACCCAGGGTAGTCGAAGCATTGGAAAACAATGAAATAGTGATCTTCGCCGGGGGGACCGGCAATCCATATTTCACCACCGATACAGCAGCCACCCTTCGTGCAGTGGAAATGGAAGCCGATGTGGTACTGAAAGGCACCCGGGTGGATGGGGTATATACCAGCGATCCGGAAAAAGACCCCGGAGCAGAAAGGTACGGGGAGCTCAGCTTTTCAGAAGCCCTTGAAAAGGAATTACGGATTCTGGACCAAACCGCTTTTACCATGTGTAAAGAGAATGCGCTTCCAATTATCGTCTTCAATATGAACAAGAAAGGAAATCTGAAAGATCTGCTTTCAGGAAAAAAAGTTGGAACTTTAGTTAAAATTTAG
- the dxs gene encoding 1-deoxy-D-xylulose-5-phosphate synthase codes for MSESGSAYKLLETIESPDDMKSLTPEQLRQMSSELRQFIIEVVSSNPGHFGASLGVVELTVALHHVFNAPYDQIIWDVGHQAYGHKILTGRREVFHTNRKYRGISGFPKPSESEYDAFGVGHSSTSISAALGMAAGNDYRDQSDRQVVAIIGDGALSAGIAYEALNNAGHAGKNLLVILNDNNISIDPSVGAMKDYLLDITASKSYNKVKNDVWNLLGFMNKIAPNARNYAQKIENAIKSILLKQSNLFESLNFRYFGPVDGHDVLHLTEILKDMKDIPGPKLLHVITQKGKGFARAEENQTEFHAPGRFDIDTGEIIKKVQDGPQAPLYQDVFGETILELARINKRIIGITPAMPTGSSLKIMMDKMPDRTYDVGIAEQHAVTFSAGLAVSGMIPFCNIYSSFMQRAYDQVIHDVALQKLPVVFFLDRAGLVGSDGATHHGAYDLAFFRCIPGMIIASPLNEVEMRNMMYTAQLKPTGPFVIRYPRGQGVTVDWKQAFSEIEIGKGQQLKDGSDMAILSLGPIGNEARKAIEQLEKEHISVAHYDMRFLKPLDNNLLKAVFSRFTKIITLEDASIVGGLGSAVIEYMNDNSYKAKVIRLGIPDRFVDHGTQEELYRECGYDVAGITSAVKNLVLSKILTRAI; via the coding sequence ATGTCCGAGAGCGGGAGCGCATATAAATTACTGGAGACCATAGAGAGTCCGGACGACATGAAGTCCCTGACTCCGGAGCAATTACGGCAAATGAGTTCAGAGTTGCGTCAGTTTATTATTGAGGTTGTTTCATCCAATCCCGGTCACTTTGGGGCCAGCCTCGGAGTCGTGGAACTGACCGTAGCCCTGCATCATGTTTTTAATGCACCCTACGACCAGATTATCTGGGATGTGGGACATCAGGCCTACGGTCACAAAATACTGACCGGGCGAAGGGAAGTTTTCCATACCAACAGAAAGTACAGGGGGATCAGCGGATTTCCAAAGCCATCTGAAAGTGAATATGATGCTTTTGGAGTAGGGCACTCCTCCACCTCCATATCGGCAGCACTGGGAATGGCTGCAGGAAACGACTACCGGGATCAGTCGGACCGCCAGGTGGTGGCCATTATAGGGGATGGTGCTTTAAGCGCCGGAATCGCTTACGAGGCACTGAACAATGCCGGCCATGCCGGAAAAAACCTGCTGGTGATACTCAATGACAACAACATCTCCATCGATCCCAGCGTCGGTGCCATGAAGGACTACCTGCTCGATATTACCGCCTCAAAATCCTACAACAAAGTCAAAAACGATGTGTGGAACCTGCTGGGTTTCATGAATAAGATTGCTCCGAATGCCAGGAATTACGCCCAGAAAATTGAGAATGCCATCAAATCCATTCTGCTGAAGCAGAGCAACCTGTTTGAGTCCCTCAATTTCCGCTATTTTGGCCCGGTGGATGGACACGATGTTCTGCACCTGACTGAAATCCTGAAGGATATGAAAGATATCCCCGGGCCCAAACTGCTGCACGTGATTACCCAGAAGGGCAAAGGCTTTGCCAGGGCCGAGGAGAACCAGACAGAGTTTCATGCACCCGGAAGATTTGACATCGATACCGGGGAGATTATCAAGAAAGTACAGGACGGGCCCCAGGCACCCCTCTACCAGGATGTTTTTGGGGAAACCATCCTGGAACTGGCCAGGATCAATAAGAGGATTATTGGGATCACTCCCGCCATGCCCACCGGATCTTCCCTGAAGATCATGATGGATAAGATGCCCGACCGCACCTACGATGTGGGAATTGCCGAACAACATGCGGTCACGTTTTCGGCCGGACTTGCGGTATCGGGGATGATCCCTTTCTGCAATATCTATTCCTCCTTTATGCAACGGGCCTACGACCAGGTCATTCATGATGTGGCCCTTCAGAAACTGCCGGTGGTCTTTTTCCTGGATCGGGCCGGACTGGTAGGGTCGGACGGGGCCACCCACCATGGCGCTTATGATCTTGCCTTTTTCAGGTGTATCCCGGGGATGATCATTGCCTCCCCCCTCAACGAGGTGGAGATGCGTAACATGATGTATACCGCTCAGCTTAAACCCACAGGGCCCTTTGTGATTCGCTATCCCAGGGGACAGGGAGTGACCGTTGACTGGAAACAAGCCTTCAGCGAGATAGAGATCGGCAAAGGACAGCAGCTTAAAGATGGATCTGATATGGCCATCTTGTCTCTTGGTCCCATCGGCAACGAGGCCCGCAAGGCCATCGAACAACTTGAAAAGGAGCACATCAGTGTGGCACACTATGACATGCGCTTCCTTAAACCGCTGGATAATAATCTTCTAAAGGCCGTGTTCTCCAGATTTACTAAGATTATTACTCTGGAAGATGCGTCCATTGTGGGCGGACTTGGCAGTGCGGTTATTGAGTACATGAACGACAACAGCTACAAAGCCAAGGTGATTCGCCTCGGTATTCCGGACCGCTTTGTGGATCACGGAACACAGGAAGAACTCTACAGGGAATGTGGATACGATGTCGCCGGGATTACCTCCGCAGTCAAGAACCTGGTGCTTTCAAAGATACTCACCAGGGCCATATAA
- a CDS encoding dCMP deaminase family protein — translation MSEKSTIQEEKQLVMDKRYLKMARIWASNSYCKRRQVGALLVKDKMIISDGYNGTPSGFENECEDDQDTTKTYVLHAEANAITKVAKSSNSSEGSTLYITTSPCMECSKLIIQSGIVRVVYQEKYRITDGLDLLERANIELVHLPDIDETRK, via the coding sequence ATGTCAGAAAAAAGCACAATCCAGGAAGAAAAGCAGCTGGTCATGGATAAGCGCTATTTAAAGATGGCCAGGATCTGGGCTTCAAACTCCTATTGTAAACGGAGGCAGGTGGGGGCTTTGCTGGTAAAAGACAAAATGATCATCTCCGACGGGTATAACGGAACCCCTTCGGGCTTTGAGAATGAGTGTGAAGATGATCAGGATACCACCAAAACCTATGTGCTGCATGCCGAGGCCAACGCCATCACCAAAGTGGCAAAGTCCAGCAACAGCAGTGAAGGTTCTACCCTCTATATCACCACTTCGCCCTGTATGGAGTGTTCAAAACTGATCATCCAGTCGGGGATCGTCAGGGTGGTATACCAGGAAAAGTACAGGATTACCGATGGACTGGATCTGCTCGAAAGGGCAAACATAGAACTGGTTCATTTGCCTGATATTGATGAAACAAGGAAATAA